One Serinicoccus chungangensis genomic window carries:
- a CDS encoding bifunctional methylenetetrahydrofolate dehydrogenase/methenyltetrahydrofolate cyclohydrolase — protein sequence MTATILDGKAVHATIQDELRTRVEALARRGVVPGLATVLVGDDPASRWYVGAKHKDCAAIGVTSVRRELPAGSGLADVLATVDELNADPAVTAFLVQQPTGLDEFAILSRVDPAKDVDGLHPRNLGALVLGEPAPLPCTPVGCVELLRRYDVPIAGAEVVVVGRGLTVGRPLGLILTRRSENATVTLCHTGTRDLAAHTRRADIVISAAGVPDMITPDMVKPGAAVMDVGVARRDGKIAGDVHPDVAEVAGWLTPNPGGVGPMTRAMLLSNVVEAAERTLDAA from the coding sequence ATGACCGCGACGATCCTTGACGGCAAGGCCGTGCACGCGACGATCCAGGACGAGCTGCGCACCCGGGTCGAGGCCCTGGCCCGGCGTGGGGTCGTCCCCGGGCTGGCCACCGTCCTCGTGGGTGACGACCCGGCCAGCCGGTGGTACGTCGGGGCGAAGCACAAGGACTGCGCCGCCATCGGCGTCACCTCGGTGCGGCGCGAGCTGCCCGCGGGCTCCGGCCTCGCCGACGTCCTCGCGACCGTCGACGAGCTCAACGCCGACCCCGCCGTGACCGCCTTCCTCGTCCAGCAGCCCACGGGCCTCGACGAGTTCGCGATCCTCTCGCGGGTCGACCCGGCCAAGGACGTCGACGGGCTGCACCCCAGGAACCTCGGGGCTCTCGTGCTGGGCGAACCGGCGCCGCTGCCGTGCACCCCCGTGGGGTGCGTGGAGCTGCTGCGCCGGTACGACGTGCCGATCGCCGGTGCCGAGGTCGTGGTGGTGGGGCGCGGCCTCACCGTGGGCCGACCGCTGGGCCTCATCCTCACGCGGCGCAGCGAGAACGCGACGGTGACCCTGTGCCATACCGGCACCCGGGACCTCGCCGCGCACACGCGGCGGGCCGACATCGTCATCTCGGCGGCCGGCGTGCCGGACATGATCACCCCGGACATGGTCAAGCCGGGAGCGGCCGTCATGGACGTGGGCGTCGCCCGTCGGGACGGCAAGATCGCCGGCGACGTGCACCCGGACGTCGCCGAGGTGGCCGGCTGGTTGACCCCGAACCCCGGCGGCGTGGGGCCCATGACGCGGGCCATGCTGCTGAGCAATGTCGTGGAGGCCGCGGAACGCACCCTCGACGCCGCGTGA
- a CDS encoding glycine cleavage system protein R, with protein MATLVITVIGDDRPGLVNVLADVVAEHGGSWERSQLAELAGKFAGIVTVDVPDSRSQALAEALGGLGGVLETTVHLVGDDAATGPARPAGDLLHLDLVGNDRPGIVKEITGILAGQQVSVEDLQTKVVPAPQAGGDLFAAKVRLRAPAETDLSALRRALEDLAAELLVDISFDADDQPEWE; from the coding sequence ATGGCGACCCTCGTGATCACCGTCATCGGCGACGACCGGCCCGGGCTGGTCAACGTGCTGGCCGACGTGGTGGCCGAGCACGGCGGGAGCTGGGAGCGCAGCCAGCTGGCCGAGCTCGCCGGCAAGTTCGCCGGCATCGTCACCGTGGACGTCCCCGACAGCCGGTCGCAGGCCCTGGCCGAGGCCCTCGGCGGGCTCGGCGGGGTGCTGGAGACGACCGTGCACCTCGTGGGCGACGACGCCGCCACCGGACCGGCCCGCCCCGCGGGCGACCTGCTGCACCTGGACCTCGTCGGCAACGACCGACCCGGCATCGTCAAGGAGATCACCGGCATCCTGGCCGGGCAGCAGGTGTCCGTGGAGGACCTCCAGACGAAGGTCGTGCCGGCACCCCAGGCCGGCGGGGACCTCTTCGCCGCCAAGGTCCGCCTGCGCGCGCCCGCGGAGACCGACCTGTCGGCCCTGCGGCGGGCCCTGGAGGACCTGGCCGCCGAGCTCCTCGTGGACATCAGCTTCGACGCGGACGACCAGCCGGAGTGGGAGTGA
- a CDS encoding DMT family transporter, with the protein MATLLPLLAAGACGAVLPVQSRVNGVLSEQVGALPAATLSFGSGLVVLTLLLGLAPLRRRAAAVWAAVRAGSLRPWQVVGGVGGALLVASQTYAVPLVGVTAFLVAVIGGQSVSALLVDRAGLGPGPAQPWRAGRVGAAALAVVGVAVAATARPDQGGAAVGAGVGFALALVLVCAAGALTSVQQALNGVVTTVSRAPVATAWVNFLTGTLTLVLLGLVASLAGGLRPSPVGAGLPWWAWTGGVMGIVFIALAAYAVQHVPVLVFALVTITTQLVVGVLLDALDPVGRAALGPQLLLGVALALTASVWAALARPARGRRAPSPAALTHR; encoded by the coding sequence GTGGCGACCCTCCTGCCGCTGCTCGCGGCGGGGGCCTGCGGGGCCGTGCTGCCGGTCCAGTCCCGGGTCAACGGGGTGCTCTCGGAGCAGGTGGGCGCGCTCCCGGCGGCCACGCTGTCGTTCGGCAGCGGCCTCGTCGTGCTCACCCTGCTGCTCGGGCTCGCCCCGTTGCGCCGACGCGCCGCCGCCGTCTGGGCGGCGGTGCGGGCCGGGTCCCTGCGCCCCTGGCAGGTCGTCGGGGGTGTCGGGGGCGCCCTCCTCGTCGCCAGCCAGACGTATGCCGTGCCGCTGGTGGGCGTCACCGCCTTCCTCGTCGCGGTGATCGGCGGGCAGTCGGTCAGCGCGCTGCTCGTCGACCGCGCCGGCCTGGGCCCCGGGCCGGCGCAGCCGTGGCGGGCCGGGCGGGTCGGGGCGGCGGCGCTCGCCGTCGTCGGCGTCGCGGTGGCGGCCACGGCCCGACCGGACCAGGGCGGTGCCGCGGTCGGTGCCGGGGTGGGCTTCGCCCTCGCGCTCGTGCTGGTCTGCGCCGCCGGCGCCCTCACCTCGGTGCAGCAGGCGCTCAACGGCGTGGTCACCACGGTGAGCAGGGCGCCGGTCGCGACCGCCTGGGTCAACTTCCTCACCGGCACGCTGACCCTGGTGCTCCTCGGCCTGGTGGCCTCGCTCGCGGGCGGGCTGCGGCCCAGCCCCGTCGGCGCCGGTCTGCCCTGGTGGGCGTGGACCGGCGGGGTGATGGGCATCGTCTTCATCGCCCTGGCGGCCTACGCGGTGCAGCACGTGCCCGTCCTCGTCTTCGCCCTCGTCACCATCACGACCCAGCTGGTGGTGGGTGTGCTGCTCGACGCCCTGGACCCGGTCGGCCGTGCGGCGCTGGGCCCCCAGCTGCTCCTCGGCGTCGCGCTGGCCCTCACGGCCTCGGTCTGGGCCGCGCTGGCCCGACCTGCGCGAGGTCGGCGCGCACCCTCGCCCGCGGCCCTCACGCACCGGTAG
- the purH gene encoding bifunctional phosphoribosylaminoimidazolecarboxamide formyltransferase/IMP cyclohydrolase: MSTPTPSSDTLPDGRRPVRRALVSVYDKAGLDELVTGLAEAGVALVSTGGSAARIESLGLPVTRVEELTGFPECLDGRVKTLHPRVHAGLLADTTNPEHVRQLEELGVDGFDLVVGNLYPFADTVASGADQDACVEQIDIGGPSMVRAAAKNHRSVAVVTSPTAYPEVLEAVAAGGFTLAQRQRLAAAAFVHTATYDVHVASWMGNALTDSGDGTGFPAWVGATWDRAAVLRYGENPHQRAALYADGFAPTPGLAQAEQLGGKEMSFNNYVDADAARRAAHDHGDQPTVAIIKHANPCGIAVGRDIADAHAKAHACDPVSAFGGIVATNQPVTEAMARQVAEVFTEVVVAPDFEPGALDVLSAKKNLRLLRVASPQAGGVETRPISGGLLVQAVDAVDAEVEGGGDDASRWRLVAGDPADEATLADLQFAWRAVRATKSNAILLAQDGASIGVGMGQVNRVDSCHLAVSRAGERAQGAVAASDAFFPFADGLQVLLDAGVRAVVAPGGSIRDEEVVAAAERAGVTTYFTGTRHFAH, encoded by the coding sequence GTGAGCACCCCGACCCCCTCCAGCGACACCCTGCCCGACGGGCGCCGGCCGGTCCGCCGCGCCCTCGTCTCGGTCTACGACAAGGCCGGTCTCGACGAGCTCGTCACCGGGCTGGCCGAGGCCGGGGTCGCCCTCGTCTCCACGGGCGGGTCGGCCGCCCGGATCGAGAGCCTGGGCCTGCCGGTCACCCGGGTCGAGGAGCTCACCGGCTTCCCCGAGTGCCTCGACGGGAGGGTCAAGACCCTGCACCCGCGGGTGCACGCCGGGCTGCTCGCCGACACCACCAACCCCGAGCACGTGCGGCAGCTGGAGGAGCTGGGCGTCGACGGCTTCGACCTCGTCGTCGGCAACCTCTACCCGTTCGCCGACACGGTGGCCTCCGGGGCGGACCAGGACGCGTGCGTCGAGCAGATCGACATCGGCGGTCCGTCCATGGTCCGGGCCGCGGCCAAGAACCACCGCAGCGTCGCCGTCGTCACCAGCCCCACGGCATACCCGGAGGTGCTGGAGGCCGTCGCCGCCGGCGGGTTCACGCTCGCGCAGCGGCAGCGGCTGGCCGCCGCCGCCTTCGTGCACACCGCGACCTACGACGTGCACGTCGCCTCGTGGATGGGCAACGCGCTCACCGACAGCGGCGACGGGACCGGGTTCCCCGCGTGGGTCGGTGCCACCTGGGACCGGGCGGCGGTCCTGCGCTACGGCGAGAACCCGCACCAGCGCGCCGCCCTCTACGCCGACGGCTTCGCCCCGACCCCCGGCCTGGCCCAGGCCGAGCAGCTGGGCGGCAAGGAGATGTCGTTCAACAACTACGTCGACGCCGACGCCGCCCGGCGGGCCGCGCACGACCACGGTGACCAGCCGACCGTGGCGATCATCAAGCACGCCAACCCGTGCGGGATCGCGGTCGGTCGCGACATCGCCGACGCCCACGCCAAGGCGCACGCCTGCGACCCGGTGTCCGCGTTCGGCGGGATCGTCGCGACCAACCAGCCGGTGACCGAGGCGATGGCGCGGCAGGTCGCGGAGGTCTTCACCGAGGTGGTGGTGGCCCCCGACTTCGAGCCGGGCGCGCTGGACGTGCTCTCGGCGAAGAAGAACCTGCGCCTGCTCCGGGTCGCCTCGCCGCAGGCCGGTGGGGTCGAGACCCGGCCGATCTCCGGGGGGCTGCTCGTGCAGGCGGTCGACGCGGTCGACGCCGAGGTCGAGGGCGGCGGCGACGACGCCTCGCGCTGGCGCCTGGTGGCCGGCGATCCCGCGGACGAGGCCACGCTCGCCGACCTGCAGTTCGCCTGGCGTGCGGTCCGCGCGACGAAGTCCAACGCCATCCTGCTCGCCCAGGACGGCGCCTCGATCGGGGTCGGGATGGGGCAGGTGAACCGGGTCGACTCCTGTCACCTGGCGGTCAGCCGGGCGGGGGAGCGGGCCCAGGGCGCGGTGGCTGCCTCGGACGCGTTCTTCCCCTTCGCCGACGGCCTGCAGGTGCTGCTCGACGCGGGGGTCCGGGCGGTGGTGGCACCCGGTGGGTCGATCCGGGACGAGGAGGTCGTCGCCGCGGCCGAGCGTGCGGGCGTGACGACGTACTTCACCGGCACCCGGCACTTTGCCCACTGA
- a CDS encoding class I SAM-dependent methyltransferase, with translation MDARHARHARHWDRLADRYDEVSAGVERRLLAASRPWVAGRAHGRVLEVGVGTGANLPFYPPGVELVCLERSAPMLVQARRRAAALGLPVTFVLGDAGALPAGTGSMDTVVSTFTLCCVPDLGVALAEMVRVLRPGGSLLLADHVASDRWWVRAPQALVDAVTVPLAGEHLGRRPAARLAALGLEVVEARRTMLGVIERVHARQPG, from the coding sequence GTGGACGCACGGCACGCCCGGCACGCACGGCACTGGGACCGGCTCGCCGACCGGTACGACGAGGTGTCGGCGGGCGTGGAACGCCGCCTCCTCGCGGCCAGCCGTCCCTGGGTGGCCGGCCGGGCCCACGGACGCGTGCTCGAGGTGGGGGTGGGGACCGGGGCCAACCTGCCCTTCTACCCGCCGGGCGTCGAGCTCGTGTGCCTCGAGCGCAGCGCGCCCATGCTCGTCCAGGCCCGTCGGCGCGCGGCCGCGCTGGGCCTGCCGGTGACCTTCGTGCTGGGCGACGCCGGTGCCCTGCCGGCGGGCACGGGCTCGATGGACACGGTCGTCTCGACCTTCACCCTCTGCTGCGTGCCCGACCTCGGGGTCGCGCTCGCGGAGATGGTCCGCGTGCTGCGACCCGGCGGGTCGCTGCTGCTGGCCGACCACGTGGCCTCCGACCGCTGGTGGGTGCGGGCGCCGCAGGCGCTGGTGGACGCGGTCACCGTGCCGCTGGCCGGCGAGCACCTCGGGCGTCGCCCCGCGGCCCGCCTGGCCGCCCTCGGCCTGGAGGTGGTGGAGGCGCGGCGGACGATGTTAGGCGTCATCGAGCGGGTGCACGCGCGCCAGCCGGGGTAG